CGCGCTGCGGCTGACCGCGCAGTACGCGAAGACGCGCGAGCAGTTCGGGCGTCCGATCGGGACGTTCCAGGCGGTCTCCCAGCGACTGGCCGACGGCTACATCGACGTGCTCGGCCAGCGACTGACCCTGTGGTCGGCCGCCTGGCGCCTCGCCGAGGGCCTGCCCGCCGAGACCGAGGTGGCCATCGCCAAGCTGTGGGCGGCCGACGCCGCGCACCGGCTGGCGCACACCACGGTCCACGTCCACGGCGGGGTCGGCATCGACCTCGACGGCGAGGCGCACCGCTACTTCACCACCGCCAAGCGCCTGGAGTTCGCCTTCGGCGGCAGCACCGAGCAGGCGCTCGCGATCGGGCGGGTGCTCGCGGCCGAGCCGGCCTGAGACCCCCGGTGGTCGAGCAGCGAGCGCAGCGAGCGGGCCACCCCCCGGTGGTCGAGCAGCGAGCGCAGCGAGCGGGCGTCGAGACCACCGTCCGCGACCTGCTGCTGGCGCGCGCGGACGACACCGGGGACGGGCTGCTCTTCGAGGACGAGCGGCACTCGTGGGCCGAGGTGGTCCGAGAGGGCCACCAGCGGGCAGCGGCGCTGCGGACCCTGCTGGACGACGAGCGCCCTCCCCACGTCGGGGTGCTGCTGGAGAACACCCCGGACTTCCTGCTGACGCTCGGGGCGGCCGCCCTCGGCGGGCTGGTCGTCGTCGGGCTCAACCCGACACGGCGTGGCGAGGCGCTCGCTGCCGACGTACACCGCACGGACTGCCAGCTGGTCCTGACCGACGCCGATCACACCGAGCTGCTCGACGGGCTGGACGACGTGCCGGTGGTCCCCGTCGACGCCCCGGACTGGGCCGACCTGCTCGAGCAGCACGCGGACGCGGGCGCACCCGACGTCACGATCGGTCCGGACGACCTGCTGATGCTGATCTTCACCTCGGGCACCTCCGGCGACCCCAAGGCGGTCCGCGTGACGCACGCCAAGGTGGCCGGGCCGGGCGTGATGCTGGCCGAGCGGTTCGGGCTGGGCAGCAACGACACCGCGTACCTCTCGATGCCGCTGTTCCACTCGAACGCCGTGATGGCCGGCTGGGCACCCGCCCTGGCGGGCGGGGCGACGGTCGCCCTGGCCCGGCGGTTCTCCGCGTCGGGCTTCCTGCCCGACGTCCGCCGCCACGGGGCGACGTACGCCAACTACGTGGGCAAGCCGCTCTCCTACGTCCTGGCCACCCCAGCGCGTGAGGACGACGCCGACAACCCGCTGCGCCTGGTCTTCGGCAACGAGGCCAACGAGCGCGCCATCGACGAGTTCGCGACGCGCTTCGGCTGCACGGTCGTCGACTCCTACTCCTCCACCGAGAACGCCGTCATCGTGCAGCGCCAGCCCGACATGCCCGCCGGCTCGCTGGGCCGACCGCTGCCGGGGGTGGCCGTGCTCGACGCCGAGACGTCGCTGCCGACCGCGGACGCCGTCTTCGACGACGACGGACGACTCACCAACGCCGACGAGGCGATCGGCGAGCTGGTGAACACCGCCGGGTCCGGCGCGTTCGCGGGCTACTACAACGACCCCGGCGCCGAGTCCGAGCGGATGCGTGGAGGGATGTACTGGTCCGGGGACCTCGCCTACCGCGACGCCGAGGGCTGGGTCTACTTCGCCGGCCGGACCGCGGACTGGATGCGGGTGGACGGCGAGAACCTCGCCGCCGCCCCGCTGGAGCGGATCTGGTTGCGGCACCCGGCGGTCACGCAGGCGGCGGTGTACGCCGTCCCGGACCCGGGCCCGCACGGCGTCGGCGACCAGGTGGTCGCCGCCCTCCTGGCCGACCCCCCGTTGGACGCCGCGCAGGTGACGCGTTTCCTCGACGCCCAGCCCGACCTGCCCACCAAGGGGCGGCCGCGCTGGGTCCGCCTGCTCGCCGACCTCGACGAGCTGCCCCGCACCGCCACGACCAAGGTGCTCAAGCGCAGCCTGGCCGACGAGGGCCCGGTCGCCGGCCGGGGCCGGTTGCTCGAGCGCGAGGAGCGCGGGACGACGTACGCCGACGTGACCGATCTGCGCGAAGTGCTTGACCAGGTGTGACGCGCACCATACGTTGACACGCGTCAAATAGAACGTGTTCTACGAGGGGGAACCAGTGGCCGAGAACGTGCAGCAGATGCTCCGGGACCGACTCGAGGACGACGGCACGGCGATCGCGACGCCCGAGCGGACCTGGACCTGGCGGGAGCACCTCGCGGAGGCCTCCGCCGAGGCCGCGGCCGTGCTGGCGGTGCTCGACCGGGAGCACGCCCCCCACGTGGGGACCCTGCTCGGCAACTCCCCCGCCATGCTCCGCGCGATGGCCGGGGCCGGCCTCGCCGGCTACGTGCTGTGCGGCATCAACACGACCCGGCGCGGCGAGGGCCTCGCCGCGGACGTGCGCCGTGCGGAGTGCCAGGTGCTGCTCACCGACGCCGAGCACCTGCCGCTGCTCGAGGGCGTCGACCTCGGTGGTGTGCGCGTGGTCGACGTCGACTCCGACGCGTGGGCCCAGGAGGTCTCCGCCGCCGGGGCGCTGGCGCCGTTGCGCGAGGTCGAGGCCATGGACACCTTCATGATGATCTTCACCTCTGGCACCTCCGGGGACCCGAAGGCCGTGCAGGTAGCCCACCTGATGGTGCTCTTCTCCGGGCTCAACCTCGTCGACCGGTTCTCGATGACGTCCGACGACGTCTGCTACCTCTCGATGCCGCTGTTCCACTCCAACGCGGTGGTCGCGGGCTGGGCGGTCGCGGTGGGCTGCGGCGCGACGATGGTGCCCACCCGGTTCTCGGCGTCCCGCTTCCTCGAGGACGTGCGCCGCTACGGCGTCACCTACATGAACTACGTCGGCAAGCCCCTGGCCTACGTCCTGGCCACCCCCGAGCGCGACGACGACGCGGACAACACGCTGCGGGTGGCCTTCGGCAACGAGGCCAGCGACCGCGACATCGCGGAGTTCGCCCGGCGCTTCGACTGCGAGGTCACCGACGGCTTCGGCTCCACGGAGCTGGCCATCATCATCCTGCGCGAGCCGGGCACTCCCCCGGGCTCCATCGGCAAGGGGATGGACGGTGTGGCGATCTACGACGCCGAGACCGTCACCGAGTGCCCCGTCGCCCGCTTCGACGAGCACGGCGCCCTGCTCAACGCCGACGAGGCCGTCGGCGAGCTGGTCAACACGACCGGGGGCGGCTACTTCCAGGGCTACTACAACGACCCCGACGCCAACGCCGACCGGATGCGGTACGGGATGTACTGGTCCGGCGACCTGGCCTACAAGGACGCCGACGGCTGGATCTACCTCGCCGGCCGCACCGCCGACTGGATGCGCGTGGACGGCGAGAACCTCGCGGCCGGCCCCATCGAGCGGATCCTGCAGCGTCTGCCCGCGCTCAACCGGGTCGCGGTGTATGCGGTCCGCGACGACCGGGTCGGCGACCAGGTGATGGCCGCGATGGTGCTCAACGAGGGCGAGAAGGTCAGCCAGGCGGAGTTCGAGGCGTTCCTGCGCGAGCAGCCCGACCTCTCCCCCAAGGCCTGGCCCCGCTACGTGCGGATCAACCACGACCTCCCGGCCACCGCGACCAACAAGGTGCTCAAGCGGGAGCTCATGGCCCAGGGCGTCTCCGCCGGCGACGGCGAGCTGTGGACCCGCGAGGAGCGCGGCACGGCGTACGCCTGAGGGCGAGCCGGCGTATTGATACGCCGGTTCGGCGGGCTAGCCGCCAGGAACCGACCTTCGGGACGGGTCTGTCGGCGTGGCGCGGACCGAAGGTCGGTTCTTGCGATCAGCGCAGCAGCTTCCTCAGGCCGTTGGTGAGGCGGACGTTGTAGAAGCCCGTGTTGGTGTCGGTGTACCAGACCTGGCCGCGCCTGCGGTCGTACGCCGGCGCCGACATGGCGTAGGCGCCCCCGAGCGTCGGGGGCTTGAGCGCGGTCCCGGGGACCAACGGCTGGTTGAAGTAGCCGACCTCCCGCGGGTGCTCGACGTCGCGGATGTCGAACAGACGTAGGCCCGAGGCGATCATCGAGCAACCGGCCAGCTTCGGGTTGCGGCGCTTGGGCAGCGAGCAGTAGTGACCGGCGTACCCCTGCGCGGGGAACCAGGCTCCGGGATCGCGCAGCTGGTCGCCGCCACGGTTCTCGGGCTGGTGGACCTCGAGGCGGATGTTGGAGACGACCTCCGGAGCGGTCGGGTCCTCGACGTCGATGATGCGCGCGACGCCCACCGGGGAGCCCGGGTAGGCCAGCGCGTTGGTCGCCTCGAAGAAGTCGACGAACTCGTCGATCTCCAGCACGTAGTGGCGACCACCGCGGGTGAACGGCTCGGCGACCTGCGGGATGGAGTGCTCGGGCCAGGTGAGCTTCGACAGGACCGTGATCTCGGGGTCCTCGACCCGGTCCTGGACCTCGGAGACGTCGAGGATCGCGATGCCCCCGTCGGTGACACCCGTCGGACCGGGGTCGCCGATGTTGGCGGCGTACATCGTGCGGCCGTCGTCGGAGAGCCGCAGGCCGTGGTAGTTCACGCCCCACTGCGTCGTCAGCACCTGCGGGTCCGTCGGGTCGGTGAGGTCGACCGCGGCCAGGGTCGCGATCGTGCTGGAGCTGTAGAAGGTCCGCCCGTCCTTCGACCACCCCGACTCGTGCCCCAGCACGCCCGACAGGGTCGAGGAGAGCAGCTGCGGGTCGCGGCAGTCCTCACTGACGTCGTACACGTCGAGCACGCCGGGGTAGGTCGCCGCCGTGCCCAGCACGGCGGCCAGCAGCCCCCGCTTGCGGTTGACCAGCAGCGACTCGTGCGGGCTGACCATCGCCGGCGAGTCGAGCGTGGTGGTGCGCACCGGACGACGCGGCCGGTTCATGTCGAGCACGACGGTGCCCTGGCCGGTGGTCAGGTTGTTCACCACGTCGCGGGGGAAGATCAGCGTGTTGTCGTAGAACGCGCAGGTGTTGCCCTGCTCGTCGGTGTAGCGCAGCACCTTGAAGCCGCCCGAGCCGCCCTCGTGGGCCAGCTCACGGGTGTTGCAGGTGTAGCCCTCCGCAGCACGCCCCGAGCGGTAGTCCGCGCGCGGGACGCGCCCCTGGATGTCGGTCTCGGGCATCGAGCCCTTCCCGCAGCCCGCCTGCGGCACCGGCTTCGGGAACGGGTCGTCCGCCGAGACGGTGCCGCCCTGTGCCACGAGGGTCCCGCCACCGAGGGCGAGGGCCACACCGACCAGGGCCAGGCGCCGCCAGGCTCCACCTGCGCGCGTTGCGTCCGTCACACCAGAAGGCTAAGGCCCCGAGCAGGTGCTCGGGGCCTCGACCGTGGACTGGGAACCGCTCAGCCGTTGACCTTGTTCAGGGCCGCCACGGCCTCCTCGAACTCGGACACCAGGCTGGCCATCACGTCGGCGACCGGGCGCACCTCGTTCATCCGGCCGACGATCTGGCCCACCGGCATCGAGATCACGTCGGGGTCGTTCGAGGCCACGATCCGGTTGTGGGCCTCGGCCACCAGGAGGTTCTGCAGCGGCATCGGCAGCGGCTGCGGCGCACCCTCCTCCGCCCAGGCCTCGGTCCACTTGGTCTTGAGCAGGCGGGCCGGCTTGCCGGTGTAGACGCGGGTGCGCACGGTGTCGGCCGAGGTCGCCCGGGTGAAGGCGGTCTCCCAGGCGGAGTGGTTGGCCGAGAGATTGCGGTACTCCTCGGTGCCGAGCCAGATCGAGCCCGTCCACACCCCCTGCGCGCCGAGCGCCAGCGACGCGGCCACCTGCCGGCCCGAGCCGATGCCACCGGCACCGAGCACCGGCACGTCGGGGCCGACCGCGTCGACGATGTCGGGCGTGAGCACCATCGAGGCGATCTCACCGGTGTGGCCGCCGGCCTCGTAGCCCTGGGCGATGATGATGTCGACGCCGTTGGCCACGTGGCTCAGGGCGTGCTTCGGAGCACCGGCGAGCGCGCCGACCTTGAGGCCCCCGGCATGGCACTGCTCGATGACGTCGACCGGCGGGGACCCGAGGGCGTTGGCGATGAAGACCGGACGGTGCTGCAGCGCGATGTCCACGTGCGAGCGGGCCATCGAGTGCAGCCAGCCCAGGACGCCCTCACGGCCCTCGCCCTCCTGGAGCGGCGGGACGCCGAGCTTGAGCAGCGTCTCGTCGACGAACTTCTTGTGCTCCTCGGGGATGTAGGCCGACAGGTCCGTCGAGGTGCCCTCGGTGGGGATCTTCATCGGCATGACGACGTCGACGCCGTACGGCTTGCCGTCGGTGTTCTCGTCCATCCACGTCAGCGTCCGGTCGAGCTCCTCGGTGTCGTTGAAGCGGACACAGCCCAGGACACCGAGGCCACCGGCACGGCTCACGGCCGCCGCCACGTGCTCGGACGGGGTGAAGGCGAGGATGGGGTACTCGATGCCGAACTCGTCGCAGATCGGGGTGCGCATGTCAGGTCTCTCCTGGCAGTGGTGGGTCGCGGATGGGGGGGTGGTGTCAGCCGGCAGCCGGCGCGGAGCGGTCGGCGAGCGCCATCTCCTTGGCTGCGACGTACTGCGCCTTGCCGGTGGCGTTGCGCGGGATCGTGTCGACGACCGTCAGCGACCGGGGCAGCTTGTAGCCGGACAGGTGCGAGCGGAGGTACTCCCGCAGCTCCTCGAGCTCGAGGCTCTGCCCCTCGCGCAGCTCGACGACCGCGGCGACCGCCTGGCCGTAGGTCGCGTCGGGAATGCCGACGACGAGGGTGTCGTAGACCGCCGGGTGTCCCTTGATGGCCATCTCGACCTCCTCGGGGTAGACCTTCTCGCCGCCGGTGTTGACGCAGTTGGAGCCGCGGCCGAGCAGCGTGACCTTGCCGTCGGCCTCGATGCGGGCGAAGTCACCGGGCACCGAGTAGCGGGTGCCGTCGACCTCGATGAAGGTCGCCGCCGACTTCGCCGGGTCCTTGTAGTAGCCCTGCGGGATGTTGCCGCCCCGGGCGAGTCGGCCGATCTTGCCGACCTCCGTCATCGGGATCGGACGGTTGTCCTCGTCGAGGACGACCGAGGCGGGACCCAGGGCCACGACCGGGCCGTCGGTGCTGATCGCGCCCTTGTCCTGCATCCCCATCCCGGAGAACCCGGTCTCGGTGGCGCCGATCGAGTCGGTGAAGACGGCGTTGGTGAACTCGTCCATCCAGCGCTTCTTGACCGGCGGGGAGAAGATGGCGGCCGAGCTGGAGATGGCGAACAGGCTGCTGCCGTCGTACGGCGTGCCGGTGGCCTTCTTGCGCTCGTACTCCTCGATGAGCGGGCGGGCCATGGCGTCGCCGGTCATGAAGATCAGCTGCACCTTGTCGCGCTCGATGATCTCCCAGGTGCGCTGGGGGTCGAACTTCGGCTCGAGGACGGTGAGGTGCCCGGCGAAGAGGTGCATGAGCAGGCCGGCCTGCGCGCCGCCGTGCATCAGCGGGCTCAGCGGGAAGGTGGTCATCCGCGGGTCCGTGGCCTGCTTGGACTGGTCGAACTCCTCCAACGGCTCGCCGGTGTAGAAGTCGATGCCGCCGCCGAGCACGCGCCAGAAGTCCTCGTGGCGCCACATGACGCCCTTCGGGAAGCCGGTGGTGCCGCCGGTGTAGATGATGTGCAGGTCGTCGGCACTGCGCTCGCCGAAGTCACGCTCGGCGCTCTGGTCGGCCACCGCGTCGGCGTACAGGACGCCGCCGAAGGAGGAGACGTCCGAGGCGTCGTCGGGGTCGATCGCGTCGGGGATCGCGACGAACGTCGTCAGCTTCTCGTGGTTCGGCGCGACCGAGGCCAGCAGCGGGGCGTAGGAGCGCTCGAAGACCACCGCAACCACGTCGGCGTTGTCGAAGAGGTAGTTGAGCTCCCCCTCGACGTAGCGGTAGTTGACGTTGATCGTCACGGCGCGGATCTTCACCGTGGCCAGCACCGCCACGACGTGCTCGATGGAGTTCTTGGCATAGATCGCCACGTGGTCGCCGGGACCGACTCCCTGGCTCTGCAGGTAGTGGGCGAGCCGGTTGGACTCGGCTTCCAGGTCGGCGTACGTCGCGGTGCGATCGCCCACCTTGACGGCGGGGTTGTCGGGGGCGGCGTCGACCGCGTGCTCGAACAGGTCAGCGATGTTGAGGGCCACGACCGCAGACTAGAACACGTTCTCGTTTGTGGCTAGCATCACGGCCATGACTGACTGCCTGGTGGAGCAGGACGGCCACGTCCTGACCGTGACCATGAACCGTCCCGAGCGCCGCAACGCGCTCTCGAGCGAGATGCTGCGGATCATGGAGGACGCCTGGGACCGGGTGAACTCCGACGACTCGATCCGCGTCTGCATCCTCACCGGGGCGGGCGGCTACTTCTGCGCCGGGATGGACCTGCAGAAGGCCGACGAGAAACCGCCCTCGGAGTCCTTCGAGTCCGGCGAGTTCGACCCGTCGGTCATCAAGGGGCTGCTCAAGGGCTTCCGGCTGACCAAGCCGCTCATCGCCGCGGTCGAGGGCCCCGCCATCGCCGGGGGCACCGAGATCCTGCAGGGCACCGACATCCGGGTCGCGGGCGAGTCCGCGAAGTTCGGCGTGGCCGAGGCCCGCTGGTCGCTCTACCCGATGGGTGGTTCTGCGGTGCGGCTCCCCCGCCAGATCCCCTACACCGTGGCCGCGGAGCTGCTGCTGACCGGCCGCACGCTGATGGCCGCCGAGGCCAAGGAGCTCGGCCTGATCGGCCACGTCGTCCCCGACGGCGAGGCGCTGACCAAGGCGCGCGAGTTGGCCGACATGGTCGCCGCCAACGGACCCCTCGCGGTCCAGGCGATCCTGCGGACGATGCGCGACTCCGAGGGCAAGCACGAGGAGGACTGCTGGGCCGACGACGCCCGGGTCGGCGCCGCGGTGTTCTCCAGCGCCGACGCCAAGGAGGGCCCCCGGGCGTTCCTGGAGAAGCGCAAGCCGGAGTTCCAGGGCCGCTGACGCCCCACCACGTCCCCCGAGCGGGTCGAGCCGGCGTATCAATGCGCCGGCTCGACTCGATGCTCGTACGTCGGGTCAGCCGACCGAGCGGTCCCCGGTCCAGAACTGCGCGCGCAGCGCCTT
This genomic window from Nocardioides marinus contains:
- a CDS encoding crotonase/enoyl-CoA hydratase family protein translates to MTDCLVEQDGHVLTVTMNRPERRNALSSEMLRIMEDAWDRVNSDDSIRVCILTGAGGYFCAGMDLQKADEKPPSESFESGEFDPSVIKGLLKGFRLTKPLIAAVEGPAIAGGTEILQGTDIRVAGESAKFGVAEARWSLYPMGGSAVRLPRQIPYTVAAELLLTGRTLMAAEAKELGLIGHVVPDGEALTKARELADMVAANGPLAVQAILRTMRDSEGKHEEDCWADDARVGAAVFSSADAKEGPRAFLEKRKPEFQGR
- the fadD1 gene encoding fatty-acid--CoA ligase FadD1, whose translation is MAENVQQMLRDRLEDDGTAIATPERTWTWREHLAEASAEAAAVLAVLDREHAPHVGTLLGNSPAMLRAMAGAGLAGYVLCGINTTRRGEGLAADVRRAECQVLLTDAEHLPLLEGVDLGGVRVVDVDSDAWAQEVSAAGALAPLREVEAMDTFMMIFTSGTSGDPKAVQVAHLMVLFSGLNLVDRFSMTSDDVCYLSMPLFHSNAVVAGWAVAVGCGATMVPTRFSASRFLEDVRRYGVTYMNYVGKPLAYVLATPERDDDADNTLRVAFGNEASDRDIAEFARRFDCEVTDGFGSTELAIIILREPGTPPGSIGKGMDGVAIYDAETVTECPVARFDEHGALLNADEAVGELVNTTGGGYFQGYYNDPDANADRMRYGMYWSGDLAYKDADGWIYLAGRTADWMRVDGENLAAGPIERILQRLPALNRVAVYAVRDDRVGDQVMAAMVLNEGEKVSQAEFEAFLREQPDLSPKAWPRYVRINHDLPATATNKVLKRELMAQGVSAGDGELWTREERGTAYA
- a CDS encoding AMP-binding protein; the encoded protein is MVEQRAQRAGVETTVRDLLLARADDTGDGLLFEDERHSWAEVVREGHQRAAALRTLLDDERPPHVGVLLENTPDFLLTLGAAALGGLVVVGLNPTRRGEALAADVHRTDCQLVLTDADHTELLDGLDDVPVVPVDAPDWADLLEQHADAGAPDVTIGPDDLLMLIFTSGTSGDPKAVRVTHAKVAGPGVMLAERFGLGSNDTAYLSMPLFHSNAVMAGWAPALAGGATVALARRFSASGFLPDVRRHGATYANYVGKPLSYVLATPAREDDADNPLRLVFGNEANERAIDEFATRFGCTVVDSYSSTENAVIVQRQPDMPAGSLGRPLPGVAVLDAETSLPTADAVFDDDGRLTNADEAIGELVNTAGSGAFAGYYNDPGAESERMRGGMYWSGDLAYRDAEGWVYFAGRTADWMRVDGENLAAAPLERIWLRHPAVTQAAVYAVPDPGPHGVGDQVVAALLADPPLDAAQVTRFLDAQPDLPTKGRPRWVRLLADLDELPRTATTKVLKRSLADEGPVAGRGRLLEREERGTTYADVTDLREVLDQV
- a CDS encoding AMP-binding protein, producing MALNIADLFEHAVDAAPDNPAVKVGDRTATYADLEAESNRLAHYLQSQGVGPGDHVAIYAKNSIEHVVAVLATVKIRAVTINVNYRYVEGELNYLFDNADVVAVVFERSYAPLLASVAPNHEKLTTFVAIPDAIDPDDASDVSSFGGVLYADAVADQSAERDFGERSADDLHIIYTGGTTGFPKGVMWRHEDFWRVLGGGIDFYTGEPLEEFDQSKQATDPRMTTFPLSPLMHGGAQAGLLMHLFAGHLTVLEPKFDPQRTWEIIERDKVQLIFMTGDAMARPLIEEYERKKATGTPYDGSSLFAISSSAAIFSPPVKKRWMDEFTNAVFTDSIGATETGFSGMGMQDKGAISTDGPVVALGPASVVLDEDNRPIPMTEVGKIGRLARGGNIPQGYYKDPAKSAATFIEVDGTRYSVPGDFARIEADGKVTLLGRGSNCVNTGGEKVYPEEVEMAIKGHPAVYDTLVVGIPDATYGQAVAAVVELREGQSLELEELREYLRSHLSGYKLPRSLTVVDTIPRNATGKAQYVAAKEMALADRSAPAAG
- a CDS encoding NAD(P)H-dependent flavin oxidoreductase, with translation MRTPICDEFGIEYPILAFTPSEHVAAAVSRAGGLGVLGCVRFNDTEELDRTLTWMDENTDGKPYGVDVVMPMKIPTEGTSTDLSAYIPEEHKKFVDETLLKLGVPPLQEGEGREGVLGWLHSMARSHVDIALQHRPVFIANALGSPPVDVIEQCHAGGLKVGALAGAPKHALSHVANGVDIIIAQGYEAGGHTGEIASMVLTPDIVDAVGPDVPVLGAGGIGSGRQVAASLALGAQGVWTGSIWLGTEEYRNLSANHSAWETAFTRATSADTVRTRVYTGKPARLLKTKWTEAWAEEGAPQPLPMPLQNLLVAEAHNRIVASNDPDVISMPVGQIVGRMNEVRPVADVMASLVSEFEEAVAALNKVNG